The DNA window CCACCGTGGTCCGCACGGCCGGCCGGACCAGCTCCTCGAACTCGGCCCGGCTCACCGGGACACGGATCGGCCCGTGCGGCAGTCGCAGGGCGACGTCGGTGTCCGTGGCGACCGTCAGGTCGTGCCGGGCCCGCGCGCAGCGGGCGAGCAGTTCCGCCGCGGCGGGCCCGTCGCCCGGGTCGCGCGGCGCCGCCTGCCGGCCCAGCACGTCCCGGACGTGCCCGGCCAGGGCCTCGTCGAAGTCCGCGCCGCCGAGCGGTTCGAGGGTGGCCGGCACGCCGAACACCTCGAAGCCGCCGTGCGGGGCCCGGCGCACCAGGCCGGCCTCGAACCCGGTGCCGCCGAGACAGTAGACCGCAGCGGTGGCGCCCGTGAAGCCGCGGGCGGCGTGGGCCTCGGCGGCGGTGATCGGCTGGGGCAGCAGGGTCACGTCGGCCAGGCCGATCTCCCACAGCGCCCGGTGCAGCAGGTCCCTGCGGTACGGCCCCCAGCCGGCCGGGTGGCTGAGCACGACGGCCTCCGGGCGCGCCTGTTCCCGGGCGGTCACCTGTTCGACCACCCACGCGACCAGCACCGCGGTGAGCGCCTGCGCGGTGCACGCCTCGCCGCCCACGATCAGCGGCACGTCGTCGCCGACGCGACCGACGA is part of the Micromonospora olivasterospora genome and encodes:
- a CDS encoding Hsp70 family protein, producing MPYVLGIDLGRTSTVAALARRQDATWARPEVQRLHAQSTAVPSALRLARDGSFAVGESAGSPGGADNGRTARDFVGRVGDDVPLIVGGEACTAQALTAVLVAWVVEQVTAREQARPEAVVLSHPAGWGPYRRDLLHRALWEIGLADVTLLPQPITAAEAHAARGFTGATAAVYCLGGTGFEAGLVRRAPHGGFEVFGVPATLEPLGGADFDEALAGHVRDVLGRQAAPRDPGDGPAAAELLARCARARHDLTVATDTDVALRLPHGPIRVPVSRAEFEELVRPAVRTTVELTAQALRSAGLAPADLDAILLTGGCARTPLVAEVLAARFARPVEVEADPQATSAVGAALAAGQVVAPRPTRTQPRPGADREARPDRAEPGRRADRASHRYANDRPEPPPRPPVRVAPLELPRASRLAALRGRGRGRR